One Streptosporangium sp. NBC_01495 DNA window includes the following coding sequences:
- a CDS encoding FAD/NAD(P)-binding protein, translating into MSASIAVVGAGPTGTCLVERICANAADLLGWPSLDVHVIDPHPPGGGRVWRHDQPDLLWMNSTAADVTLFTDESVRCEGPIRPGPTLAEWLGGDPGRFASRPAQNGYLSHVFRHAVANAPRGVRVHVHAARAVDLADVPGGQTVTLEDGRTIEADAVILAQGHGDVTPTREENALAGLAARGGLRYLPTGYAADLDLDGIPAGEPVIMRGMGLAFVDLMVLLTSGRGGRFVREYDGELVYLPNGREPLLHVGSRRGVPYHSKTGYPFTGARPPVPRFLTREALGEGPWNFRRDVWPLVAKELAFAYYHELITAHPKRAKLGWEEFEEGFAAEEWRSLGMRRLVREAVPRHLDRLDFDRLDRPLDGIRFGDQAGLQKWMHGYLAVDLQRRSDPAHSADHAMILGLLSVYGVLAELGVSDPWFGGFFSYVASGPPGPRLEELRALARAGVVTFLGADLKVDHHDGRWRAQSPTAPGGVTATTLVEARLPAPSVSRAVDPLITALRDRGELDEESGLVNVRPADRRLLDRSGTPHPRRFAFGPWVVGGRATGGFARPRLNAPLFRHADALARIVLSEAAGTQIRRHVA; encoded by the coding sequence TCGACCCCCACCCGCCGGGCGGCGGGCGCGTCTGGCGCCACGACCAGCCGGACCTGCTCTGGATGAACTCCACCGCGGCCGACGTGACGCTCTTCACCGACGAGTCGGTGCGCTGCGAGGGGCCGATCCGCCCCGGACCCACGCTGGCCGAGTGGCTCGGCGGCGACCCCGGCAGGTTCGCCTCCCGCCCGGCGCAGAACGGCTACCTCTCCCACGTCTTCCGGCACGCGGTGGCGAACGCCCCGCGCGGCGTCCGGGTGCACGTGCACGCCGCCCGCGCCGTCGACCTCGCCGACGTCCCCGGCGGCCAGACGGTGACCCTGGAGGACGGCCGGACCATCGAGGCCGACGCGGTGATCCTGGCCCAGGGGCACGGCGACGTGACCCCGACGAGGGAGGAGAACGCGCTGGCCGGCCTGGCCGCGCGCGGGGGGCTGCGCTACCTGCCCACCGGCTACGCGGCCGACCTCGACCTGGACGGCATCCCCGCCGGGGAACCGGTGATCATGCGGGGGATGGGGCTGGCCTTCGTCGACCTGATGGTGCTGCTCACCTCGGGCCGGGGCGGCCGGTTCGTCCGCGAGTACGACGGGGAGCTGGTCTACCTGCCCAACGGGCGCGAGCCCCTCCTGCACGTGGGGTCGCGGCGCGGGGTGCCGTACCACTCCAAGACCGGTTACCCCTTCACGGGCGCCCGCCCGCCGGTGCCGCGCTTCCTCACCCGCGAGGCGCTGGGCGAGGGGCCGTGGAACTTCCGCCGGGACGTGTGGCCGCTGGTCGCCAAGGAGCTGGCCTTCGCGTACTACCACGAGCTCATCACCGCCCACCCCAAGCGCGCCAAGCTGGGCTGGGAGGAGTTCGAGGAGGGCTTCGCCGCCGAGGAGTGGCGCAGCCTCGGGATGCGCAGGCTGGTCCGCGAGGCCGTGCCCCGGCACCTGGACCGGCTCGACTTCGACCGGCTCGACCGGCCGCTGGACGGCATCCGGTTCGGCGACCAGGCCGGCCTGCAGAAGTGGATGCACGGCTATCTCGCCGTCGACCTGCAGCGACGCTCGGACCCGGCGCACAGCGCCGACCACGCCATGATCCTCGGGCTGCTCTCCGTCTACGGCGTCCTCGCCGAGCTGGGCGTCTCCGACCCGTGGTTCGGCGGGTTCTTCAGCTACGTCGCCAGCGGCCCGCCGGGACCCCGGCTGGAGGAGCTGCGCGCCCTGGCCAGGGCTGGGGTGGTCACCTTCCTCGGCGCGGACCTCAAGGTCGACCACCACGACGGACGCTGGCGGGCGCAGAGCCCCACCGCGCCCGGCGGCGTGACGGCCACGACCCTCGTCGAGGCCCGGCTGCCCGCGCCCAGCGTGAGCCGGGCCGTCGACCCGCTCATCACCGCGCTCCGCGACCGGGGCGAGCTCGACGAGGAGTCGGGTCTGGTGAACGTACGGCCCGCCGACCGCCGCCTGCTCGACAGGTCCGGCACCCCGCACCCCCGCAGGTTCGCCTTCGGCCCCTGGGTCGTCGGCGGCCGGGCCACCGGTGGCTTCGCCAGGCCCCGCCTCAACGCCCCGCTCTTCCGCCACGCCGACGCCCTCGCCCGGATCGTGCTGTCCGAGGCCGCCGGAACCCAGATACGACGGCACGTCGCATGA